The following proteins come from a genomic window of Gimesia chilikensis:
- the groL gene encoding chaperonin GroEL (60 kDa chaperone family; promotes refolding of misfolded polypeptides especially under stressful conditions; forms two stacked rings of heptamers to form a barrel-shaped 14mer; ends can be capped by GroES; misfolded proteins enter the barrel where they are refolded when GroES binds), protein MAKLLSFDEEARKSLLAGVAKLSRAVSSTLGPRGRNAVLDKGWGTPKVTKDGVTVAEDIELEDPFENMGVQLVKEAASKTNDVAGDGTTTATVLAEAIFREGLKYIASGADPMALSRGVQKAVEAVVEQIGKISKEVKGNDKKAIQTVATIAGNNDPEIGKILADALLKVGADGVITVEEGRGVTTDVDLVEGMQFERGFLSPHFVTDEDNQTCDLERAKILIYEEKISSAQTLVPLLEQISKEGSPLLIIAEDIEGEALATLVVNKLRGILKVCAVKAPGYGDRRKAMLEDIAVLTGGRAIFKDLGIKLESVELKDLGQAKKLHISSDNTTIVSGSGSKAAVNGRAEQIRAEIEVTDSEYDREKLQERLAKLAGGVAQINVGAATETEMKERKDLIDDALAATRAAIEEGIVPGGGIALLRSAKALESLKLSGDQALGVSLVQKVLEMPLRAIAENAGLDGSVVSNRVKKDKSASYGYDALNDRYGDMFEFGVVDPAKVVRSTLQNGASVACLLMTTDSIVVEEPKEEEDDHHHDDHHDMGGMGGMGGMPGMGGGMPGMGMPGMGGF, encoded by the coding sequence GTGGCAAAACTTTTAAGCTTTGACGAAGAGGCCAGAAAGAGTTTATTGGCAGGAGTCGCTAAATTGTCGCGGGCTGTAAGCAGTACGCTTGGGCCGCGAGGGCGAAATGCTGTCTTGGACAAAGGCTGGGGAACCCCGAAGGTCACCAAAGACGGCGTGACTGTTGCCGAAGACATCGAACTGGAAGACCCGTTTGAAAACATGGGCGTCCAGCTGGTGAAAGAAGCAGCATCGAAAACAAACGACGTTGCTGGAGACGGCACCACAACAGCAACCGTACTGGCAGAAGCCATTTTCCGGGAAGGTCTGAAGTACATCGCTTCCGGCGCAGACCCGATGGCCCTCAGCCGTGGCGTACAGAAAGCTGTTGAGGCAGTTGTCGAACAGATCGGTAAGATCTCCAAAGAAGTAAAAGGAAATGACAAGAAAGCCATCCAGACTGTTGCGACCATCGCTGGTAACAACGATCCGGAAATCGGCAAGATCCTGGCAGATGCTCTGCTGAAGGTCGGCGCTGATGGTGTGATCACTGTCGAAGAAGGACGTGGCGTCACTACTGATGTCGATCTGGTAGAAGGCATGCAGTTCGAACGCGGCTTCCTGTCTCCGCACTTCGTCACCGACGAAGACAATCAGACCTGTGACCTGGAACGGGCCAAGATCCTGATCTACGAAGAAAAGATCAGCTCTGCTCAGACACTCGTTCCGCTGCTGGAACAGATTTCCAAAGAAGGTTCTCCGCTGCTGATCATTGCTGAAGACATCGAAGGCGAAGCACTCGCCACTCTGGTCGTCAACAAGCTGCGTGGCATCCTCAAAGTCTGTGCCGTGAAAGCTCCCGGTTACGGCGACCGTCGTAAAGCCATGCTGGAAGACATTGCTGTCCTCACCGGCGGCCGTGCGATCTTCAAAGATCTGGGAATCAAACTTGAGTCTGTTGAACTGAAAGACCTGGGACAGGCCAAGAAGCTTCACATCAGCTCAGACAACACCACTATCGTCAGCGGTTCCGGAAGCAAGGCAGCCGTCAACGGTCGTGCCGAGCAGATCCGGGCAGAAATCGAAGTTACCGACAGCGAATACGATCGCGAAAAACTGCAGGAACGTCTGGCTAAACTGGCCGGTGGCGTTGCCCAGATCAATGTCGGTGCTGCAACTGAAACAGAAATGAAAGAACGCAAAGACCTTATCGACGATGCTCTGGCCGCTACGCGTGCTGCCATCGAAGAAGGGATCGTGCCCGGTGGTGGAATCGCCCTGCTGCGATCTGCCAAAGCTCTGGAAAGCCTGAAACTGTCCGGCGACCAGGCTCTGGGAGTATCTCTGGTTCAGAAAGTTCTGGAAATGCCTCTGCGTGCAATCGCTGAAAACGCCGGTCTGGACGGTTCGGTTGTCAGCAACCGCGTCAAGAAAGACAAGAGTGCTTCCTATGGTTACGACGCTCTGAATGATCGCTACGGCGATATGTTCGAGTTCGGCGTTGTGGACCCTGCCAAAGTGGTTCGTTCCACTCTGCAGAACGGAGCCAGCGTTGCCTGCCTGCTGATGACAACTGATTCCATCGTGGTTGAAGAACCCAAGGAAGAAGAAGACGATCATCATCATGATGACCACCACGACATGGGTGGTATGGGCGGCATGGGTGGCATGCCTGGAATGGGCGGCGGAATGCCCGGAATGGGAATGCCTGGCATGGGAGGCTTCTAG
- the groES gene encoding co-chaperone GroES, with translation MELNPLDDRIVIEPNVAEETTAGGIVLPDTAQEKPQSGTVIAVGPGRLLESGERCPVAVEVGDEVLYGKYGGTDIEVSGKEVKILRESDILAKIMK, from the coding sequence ATGGAACTGAATCCCCTTGATGACCGTATTGTTATTGAACCCAATGTTGCTGAAGAAACCACTGCCGGTGGTATCGTGCTGCCTGACACGGCACAGGAAAAGCCCCAGAGTGGCACCGTGATCGCCGTTGGTCCTGGACGTCTGCTGGAAAGTGGCGAACGCTGCCCGGTTGCCGTTGAAGTAGGCGACGAAGTTCTGTACGGCAAATACGGCGGAACCGACATCGAAGTTTCCGGCAAGGAAGTCAAGATTCTGCGCGAGAGCGACATTCTCGCCAAAATCATGAAATAA
- the groL gene encoding chaperonin GroEL (60 kDa chaperone family; promotes refolding of misfolded polypeptides especially under stressful conditions; forms two stacked rings of heptamers to form a barrel-shaped 14mer; ends can be capped by GroES; misfolded proteins enter the barrel where they are refolded when GroES binds) has translation MAKQLLFEDRARTKLQKGVQTISDAVAITMGPTGRNVIIDKNFGNPVVTKDGVTVSKEVEVEDPFENMGAKLVNEVATKTSDIAGDGTTTATVLARSIYTEGLRGLSLGANPMVVRRGIDKAVEAAVEAIEALAKPVTDKAEIAQVGAISANNDNEIGNLIADAVEKVGRDGVITVEEGKGNETTLSFADGMQFDKGYISPYFVTDTEGMKCILEDCYILIHESKISALRDLVPLLEKVSQTGKPLLIIAEDVEGEPLTALVVNKLRGVLNIAAVKAPGFGDRRKAMLADIAVLTGGTVISEDLGIKLESVELAQLGQAKQIEITKDSCTLIEGAGDTEALQARVAQIRGQLQKTESEYDREKFQERLAKLTGGVAIISVGAATEAEMKQTKARMEDALHATRAAVEEGILPGGGVALLRSIEAVTKVKGKNDDEKIGINIVARALEGPIRQIAENCGVDGAVIADEVKALSGAHGYNAYSGEYVDMFKAGIIDPAKVVKNALKNAASIAGLMLTTQVLITRSESTEGGKLANVEGSVR, from the coding sequence GTGGCAAAGCAACTTTTGTTTGAAGATCGCGCACGTACCAAGCTGCAAAAAGGCGTGCAAACCATCAGCGACGCTGTAGCCATCACCATGGGCCCCACCGGGCGCAATGTGATCATCGATAAAAACTTTGGTAACCCCGTGGTCACCAAAGACGGTGTTACAGTCAGTAAAGAAGTGGAAGTCGAAGATCCCTTCGAAAACATGGGAGCCAAACTGGTCAATGAAGTCGCAACCAAGACCAGTGATATCGCTGGTGACGGTACGACCACTGCCACAGTTTTAGCTCGTTCCATCTACACCGAAGGTCTGCGTGGTCTTTCACTGGGTGCCAACCCGATGGTCGTTCGCCGTGGAATCGACAAAGCCGTTGAAGCAGCTGTCGAAGCCATCGAAGCCCTGGCCAAGCCGGTAACTGACAAAGCAGAAATTGCCCAGGTCGGTGCCATCTCCGCCAACAACGACAACGAAATCGGCAATCTCATCGCTGATGCAGTTGAAAAAGTCGGTCGCGATGGTGTAATCACCGTTGAAGAAGGTAAGGGTAACGAAACCACTCTCTCCTTCGCTGACGGGATGCAGTTCGACAAAGGTTACATTTCTCCCTACTTCGTGACTGACACTGAAGGCATGAAATGCATCCTGGAAGACTGCTACATTCTGATTCACGAATCCAAGATCTCCGCCCTGCGGGATCTGGTTCCACTGCTGGAAAAAGTGTCTCAGACCGGTAAACCCCTGCTGATCATCGCTGAAGATGTCGAAGGTGAGCCGCTGACCGCCCTGGTTGTGAACAAACTGCGTGGCGTTCTGAATATTGCTGCTGTGAAAGCTCCCGGCTTCGGTGACCGTCGTAAAGCCATGCTGGCTGACATCGCCGTTCTCACCGGTGGTACCGTGATCTCAGAAGACCTCGGCATCAAACTCGAATCTGTCGAACTGGCCCAGCTGGGACAGGCCAAACAGATCGAAATCACCAAAGACTCCTGCACTCTGATCGAAGGTGCCGGCGATACCGAAGCCCTGCAAGCGCGCGTCGCCCAGATCCGCGGACAGTTGCAGAAGACCGAAAGCGAATACGATCGCGAAAAATTCCAGGAACGCCTGGCAAAACTGACCGGCGGCGTCGCCATCATCTCTGTCGGTGCAGCCACCGAAGCAGAAATGAAACAGACCAAAGCCCGTATGGAAGATGCACTGCACGCAACTCGTGCTGCTGTCGAAGAAGGCATTCTTCCCGGCGGTGGCGTGGCTCTGCTGCGATCCATTGAAGCGGTCACCAAGGTCAAAGGCAAGAACGATGACGAGAAAATCGGTATCAACATTGTTGCCCGTGCCCTGGAAGGCCCGATTCGTCAGATCGCAGAAAACTGCGGTGTTGACGGTGCTGTGATCGCTGATGAAGTGAAAGCGCTGAGTGGCGCTCACGGATACAATGCCTACAGCGGCGAATATGTTGACATGTTCAAAGCCGGCATCATCGATCCTGCCAAGGTTGTCAAGAACGCTCTGAAAAACGCCGCCTCAATCGCAGGCCTGATGCTCACAACCCAGGTACTTATCACTCGCAGTGAAAGCACCGAAGGTGGTAAGCTGGCCAACGTTGAAGGCAGTGTAAGATAA
- the dnaJ gene encoding molecular chaperone DnaJ yields MATKRDYYEVLGVSRDVTTVEIKKAYKKMALANHPDRNPGDEEAIKRFKEAAEAFEVLGDDQKRAHYDRYGHAADFGAGGGHQFHDVSDIFSAFGDLFEGFGFRGGSTRGGNRPRQGESLRTKIEIDLLEAASGCEREIQIMRQEPCETCHGSGAKPGTDPQECDYCGGAGQVVQSQGFFRVQTTCPRCRGAGQVIVEKCSDCRGDGRIAKEITLDIKVPPGIDNGMQLCLRGEGNPGQNGGPRGDLYVVVSVDEHPLFRRQEQELSCHVPITYTQAVLGAEIEIPTLEGRHELKIKAGTQPGEVYRLKGLGMPNPHGGRRGDLHVIVQIDVPRKISEREEELLRELAEIEHSEVSKHRSPSRVSFFDKLKEYFTHAE; encoded by the coding sequence ATGGCAACGAAACGCGATTATTATGAAGTTCTCGGCGTATCGCGCGACGTGACCACGGTAGAGATCAAAAAAGCCTACAAGAAGATGGCGCTCGCCAATCACCCGGACCGTAACCCGGGTGACGAAGAAGCCATCAAACGGTTCAAGGAAGCTGCTGAAGCCTTCGAAGTTCTGGGCGACGATCAAAAACGGGCCCACTACGACCGCTACGGACATGCCGCCGATTTCGGCGCGGGGGGCGGACATCAGTTCCATGATGTGTCTGATATTTTCAGCGCATTCGGCGACCTGTTTGAAGGGTTCGGCTTCCGCGGCGGTTCCACACGCGGGGGAAATCGTCCGCGTCAGGGTGAGAGCCTGCGAACCAAAATCGAGATTGATCTGCTGGAAGCAGCTTCAGGCTGTGAACGCGAAATCCAGATCATGCGTCAGGAGCCCTGCGAAACCTGTCACGGTTCAGGAGCCAAACCGGGAACCGATCCTCAGGAATGTGATTACTGTGGCGGAGCCGGTCAGGTTGTGCAGTCCCAGGGCTTTTTCCGCGTTCAGACAACTTGTCCCCGCTGTCGTGGCGCCGGACAGGTGATTGTCGAAAAATGTTCGGACTGTCGCGGTGACGGACGCATCGCTAAGGAAATCACACTGGATATCAAAGTCCCTCCCGGAATTGATAACGGCATGCAACTCTGCCTGAGAGGCGAGGGCAACCCGGGCCAGAATGGTGGCCCGCGCGGTGATCTGTATGTCGTCGTCAGCGTCGATGAACACCCCTTGTTCCGTCGCCAGGAACAGGAACTGAGTTGTCATGTCCCGATTACCTATACTCAGGCGGTTCTGGGGGCCGAGATTGAAATCCCCACACTGGAAGGACGGCACGAACTGAAGATCAAAGCTGGAACACAGCCGGGTGAAGTCTACCGCCTGAAAGGGCTGGGCATGCCGAATCCGCATGGCGGACGACGCGGAGATCTGCATGTGATCGTGCAGATTGATGTGCCTCGTAAAATTTCAGAGCGGGAAGAAGAACTGCTCCGGGAACTGGCTGAAATCGAACACTCGGAAGTTTCCAAGCATCGCAGCCCGAGTCGGGTTTCGTTTTTCGATAAACTCAAGGAATATTTCACGCACGCTGAATGA
- the grpE gene encoding nucleotide exchange factor GrpE: MTDQEQPEDIQNQTQESAAAETEAAENSASVEAQLETALAERDENQNRFLRSQAELDNTRKRHQRELAELRQYAAAPFVQDMLPALDNLKRAVEAAENADNVNDLKLGVEMVAKQILDVFAKNNVKAIEAVGQPFDPNLHEALQQMPSDEYPSMTVIQELEQGFILNDRVVRPSKVIVSSGPAEN; encoded by the coding sequence ATGACAGATCAGGAACAACCAGAAGACATTCAGAATCAGACACAGGAATCTGCTGCTGCCGAAACGGAAGCAGCAGAGAACTCAGCCTCAGTCGAAGCACAGCTCGAAACCGCTCTGGCTGAACGCGATGAAAACCAGAACCGTTTTCTGCGTTCCCAGGCTGAGCTGGATAACACACGCAAACGTCATCAGCGGGAACTGGCTGAACTGCGTCAGTACGCAGCAGCACCTTTTGTGCAGGACATGCTCCCCGCACTGGATAACCTGAAACGGGCCGTGGAAGCTGCTGAAAACGCAGACAACGTCAACGACCTGAAGCTCGGTGTCGAAATGGTAGCCAAGCAGATCCTGGATGTCTTCGCGAAAAATAATGTCAAAGCCATTGAAGCGGTCGGACAGCCCTTTGATCCGAACCTGCACGAAGCTTTACAGCAGATGCCTTCTGACGAATATCCATCGATGACTGTCATCCAGGAACTGGAGCAGGGCTTTATCCTGAACGACCGGGTGGTGCGTCCGAGTAAAGTGATTGTCTCCTCGGGACCAGCTGAAAACTGA
- a CDS encoding FmdB family zinc ribbon protein, translating into MPTYDYECSQCHHQWEVFQSITAKPLRKCPECGKLKAKRIIGAGGGIIFKGSGFYETDYRSSSYKKAAAADSKAQSASSESKSSSSDSGSSSKSGSKDS; encoded by the coding sequence ATGCCAACGTACGATTACGAATGCTCCCAGTGTCATCACCAGTGGGAAGTGTTTCAGTCCATCACTGCCAAGCCACTTCGTAAATGCCCGGAGTGTGGCAAGCTGAAAGCCAAACGCATCATTGGTGCTGGCGGCGGTATCATTTTCAAGGGAAGCGGTTTTTACGAAACGGATTACCGCAGCAGTTCTTACAAAAAGGCTGCTGCAGCTGACTCTAAAGCACAGTCCGCCAGTTCCGAATCCAAAAGTTCCAGCAGCGACTCCGGATCCTCTTCCAAGAGCGGTTCCAAGGATTCCTGA
- a CDS encoding DNA gyrase inhibitor YacG, protein MIQPQTCPICRKVVTTKAGDDQSAFPFCSKKCRDVDFFRWSDGRYAIVEDLDPRLIELQRLEQEGEQDF, encoded by the coding sequence ATGATCCAACCTCAAACCTGCCCCATTTGCCGCAAGGTCGTCACTACAAAAGCTGGTGACGACCAGTCTGCTTTTCCATTCTGCAGCAAGAAGTGCCGGGATGTCGATTTCTTCCGCTGGTCTGATGGACGCTATGCCATTGTGGAAGATCTGGATCCACGGCTGATCGAATTGCAGCGCCTGGAGCAAGAGGGTGAACAAGATTTCTAA
- a CDS encoding DMT family transporter — protein sequence MNKISNASSANPSDSAATDQSENQASEGLSPVVKGTLFGLLSALAYTAANISLREAAVDNNADWAIWISALKSIPATIVGWTLVAYRGSRGLPALPPSRLVIPLILTGLLMQFGGNVMFQWSLSLGGLAFTVPLCFATLLATGAILGRLFLEEAITPRMFASMVILTAAIVVLSLGAHQAEESVFEHMEHHTRSMVTVALTIFVACVAGCAYGAGGVMIRGTVRGEMSISASLVLISTTGMVCLTGVAFYRLGIEILWVTTPWQYLVMLVGGIMNAIAFFAIGASMKHLTVTRVNLLNASQTAMAAFAGVFFFDEKLTVWLLSGTALTIGGLFLMEKKRPAIPNSSLSKTSPDDSTQQEVSSHEQP from the coding sequence GTGAACAAGATTTCTAACGCGTCTTCAGCGAACCCTTCTGATTCCGCCGCGACAGATCAGAGTGAGAATCAGGCGAGCGAAGGCTTGTCTCCCGTAGTCAAAGGCACACTGTTCGGGTTGCTTTCTGCGCTGGCCTACACAGCCGCCAACATCTCACTACGGGAAGCCGCGGTCGACAATAACGCCGACTGGGCCATCTGGATCTCCGCGTTGAAATCCATTCCCGCAACCATTGTGGGCTGGACGCTGGTTGCCTATCGCGGTTCCAGAGGATTACCGGCTCTGCCTCCCAGCCGTCTGGTCATTCCACTGATCCTGACCGGGCTGCTCATGCAGTTCGGCGGGAACGTCATGTTCCAATGGTCGCTGAGCCTCGGTGGACTTGCCTTCACGGTTCCGCTCTGTTTTGCGACCCTGCTCGCCACCGGGGCCATCCTGGGACGCCTGTTCCTGGAAGAGGCGATTACCCCGCGCATGTTTGCTTCCATGGTCATCCTGACGGCTGCCATTGTCGTACTCAGCCTGGGGGCGCATCAGGCGGAAGAATCTGTATTCGAACACATGGAGCACCATACCCGCTCCATGGTGACGGTTGCTCTGACCATCTTTGTTGCCTGTGTGGCTGGCTGCGCTTATGGAGCCGGTGGGGTCATGATTCGTGGAACCGTGCGCGGAGAGATGTCGATCTCCGCGTCACTGGTACTCATCAGTACGACCGGTATGGTCTGCCTGACAGGCGTGGCCTTCTATCGGCTTGGCATCGAGATCCTGTGGGTCACGACTCCCTGGCAATACCTGGTGATGCTGGTGGGTGGCATCATGAATGCCATCGCCTTCTTTGCCATTGGTGCGTCCATGAAGCACCTCACGGTCACACGCGTCAACCTGCTTAATGCCTCGCAGACCGCGATGGCTGCGTTTGCCGGCGTCTTCTTTTTTGATGAAAAACTGACGGTCTGGCTCTTGAGCGGAACGGCGCTGACGATCGGCGGTCTGTTCCTGATGGAGAAGAAACGCCCCGCGATCCCCAACAGTTCACTTTCCAAGACGTCACCAGATGACTCGACGCAACAGGAGGTCAGCTCGCATGAACAACCTTGA
- a CDS encoding gamma carbonic anhydrase family protein, translating into MNNLESSPEWPLKADSIPTPPELPYPDVDCDWEALHSYPVIDPTAWVTPDAIVTGRVRLKARSTIWHQCVLRGDLEYIEVGAETNVQDGSVLHTDYGHPCILGDRVTLGHAAIVHGSVVEDDAMIAIGATVLSRCVIGKGALIAAGALVREGIHVPPGTLWAGCPARQIKVLTPQQQERLQATWQHYVNLGAASLERFGREHIDRLTQ; encoded by the coding sequence ATGAACAACCTTGAATCATCACCAGAATGGCCTCTCAAAGCAGATAGCATCCCGACGCCTCCGGAACTGCCTTATCCTGATGTCGACTGTGACTGGGAAGCGCTGCACTCCTATCCGGTCATCGATCCAACCGCCTGGGTGACTCCCGATGCCATCGTCACGGGACGCGTGCGGCTCAAAGCCCGCAGCACAATCTGGCATCAGTGTGTCTTACGGGGCGACCTGGAATATATCGAAGTTGGCGCAGAGACGAACGTGCAGGACGGCTCGGTGCTGCACACCGATTATGGACATCCCTGTATCCTCGGAGATCGGGTGACGCTCGGACACGCGGCGATCGTGCATGGCTCTGTGGTGGAAGACGATGCCATGATCGCGATTGGCGCCACGGTCCTCAGCCGCTGTGTCATTGGAAAAGGCGCGTTGATCGCTGCAGGGGCGCTGGTACGGGAAGGCATCCATGTCCCCCCCGGGACACTCTGGGCCGGCTGTCCTGCCCGCCAGATCAAAGTCCTCACGCCGCAACAACAGGAACGCCTGCAGGCTACCTGGCAGCATTATGTAAATCTCGGTGCGGCCAGCCTGGAGCGGTTCGGTCGCGAGCATATTGACCGGCTCACTCAGTAA
- a CDS encoding Gfo/Idh/MocA family protein, producing the protein MNTEKTSTPASTTRRDFIKSSSAAVAASTLTGSVFAGTSPSAALQSSVFAAGSDEIRVGLVGCGGRGTGAAAQALAADKNARLVAMGDTFYDHLDKSYKNLKKNPVGEQVQVDADHKFVGFDSYQKVIDCVDVVLLTTPPHFRPMQLRAAIEAGKHVFAEKPVAVDAPGVRSVMETCKLAKEKNLSIVSGLCWRYHQGMRETFKQIHEGAVGDVMAIQCSYNTRGLWMFKREPEWSDMEWQMRNWLYFTWLSGDFNTEQHVHSLDKMAWTMNDQTPISCSGTGGRQTRTGKEYGHIYDHFAIVYEYSNGVKGFSRCRQQDGCAVDVSDHVFGTKGRVDVFKHRIYDPKGEKTWQFRDKSKNMYQVEHDEFFESIRSGNPINNGDYMTKSTMLAIMGRMAAYTGKSITWDEAMNSQEDLTPASYEWGPMPVPPVAMPGITAFK; encoded by the coding sequence ATGAATACTGAAAAGACTTCAACTCCCGCGTCGACGACGCGTCGTGATTTCATCAAATCCAGTTCTGCAGCTGTCGCTGCATCGACTCTGACAGGCAGTGTCTTTGCTGGAACATCTCCCTCAGCCGCACTGCAATCCAGTGTGTTTGCCGCCGGCAGCGATGAAATCCGCGTTGGTCTGGTGGGCTGTGGTGGTCGTGGAACCGGGGCAGCCGCCCAGGCACTCGCCGCTGACAAAAACGCCAGACTGGTCGCGATGGGTGACACGTTCTACGATCATCTGGATAAGAGTTATAAGAACCTGAAAAAGAACCCCGTTGGCGAACAGGTGCAGGTCGACGCGGATCATAAATTCGTCGGCTTTGATTCCTATCAGAAAGTCATCGACTGTGTGGACGTGGTTCTGCTGACCACACCGCCTCACTTCCGCCCCATGCAGTTGCGGGCCGCGATTGAAGCCGGAAAACACGTCTTCGCTGAAAAGCCGGTCGCCGTCGATGCACCGGGTGTTCGTTCCGTCATGGAAACCTGTAAGCTGGCCAAAGAGAAAAACCTGTCGATCGTATCGGGTCTCTGCTGGCGCTATCACCAGGGTATGCGGGAAACCTTCAAGCAGATTCATGAAGGGGCCGTCGGCGATGTGATGGCAATCCAGTGCAGCTACAACACCCGCGGTCTGTGGATGTTCAAGCGGGAGCCGGAATGGAGCGATATGGAATGGCAGATGCGCAACTGGCTCTATTTCACCTGGTTGTCTGGTGACTTCAACACCGAACAGCATGTCCACAGCCTGGATAAAATGGCCTGGACAATGAACGACCAGACGCCAATCTCCTGCAGTGGTACTGGTGGCCGCCAGACACGTACCGGCAAAGAGTACGGTCACATTTACGACCACTTCGCGATCGTCTACGAATATTCCAACGGAGTCAAAGGCTTCAGCCGCTGCCGTCAGCAGGATGGTTGTGCTGTCGATGTATCAGACCACGTATTCGGCACCAAGGGTCGCGTCGATGTCTTCAAGCATCGTATCTACGATCCCAAAGGGGAAAAGACCTGGCAGTTCCGCGACAAAAGCAAAAACATGTACCAGGTCGAGCACGATGAATTCTTCGAAAGCATCCGCTCCGGCAATCCGATCAACAATGGTGACTACATGACCAAGAGCACCATGCTGGCGATCATGGGTCGTATGGCTGCTTATACCGGTAAGAGCATTACCTGGGACGAAGCTATGAATTCGCAGGAAGACCTGACTCCCGCAAGTTACGAGTGGGGCCCGATGCCGGTTCCGCCCGTCGCCATGCCGGGCATCACCGCTTTTAAATAA
- a CDS encoding PQQ-binding-like beta-propeller repeat protein, with the protein MQSRVAVFALLMLISSSVQADWMRFRGPNGSGVSDETQATPAEWSSQKNLKWKVALPGPGSSSPIIVGDKVFVTCWSGYGMSRNEPPGDQKDLRRHLICLDRKTGKVLWDRSVKPVLPEDVYTGMFAEHGFASHTPTSDGKHVYAYFGKSGAVAYDMEGKQLWQTIIGDELDPRRWGSSSSPILYKDLLIVTASAESEAMVALNNETGKEVWRQESTGFNATWGTPIVVPVNQERTDLVIGVPYEIWGLNPENGKLRWYCEAMDTDTYCSSVIAGKDGVVYGIEGRGGGSIAVKVDGSGDVTKSNVLWSGRDANRIETPILYDGRIYFFSRGIVNCIDAKTGERIFRGRLESDSGLTASEEPARGGGFGGRRGGGGFRGSDYSSPVAADGKIYFVSRSGETYVIKASDKLEQLAVNRLTTDEEDFSASPAIDGGDLFIRSDKHLYCVGK; encoded by the coding sequence ATGCAGTCCCGCGTTGCTGTCTTCGCTTTGTTGATGCTGATTTCCTCAAGCGTTCAGGCAGACTGGATGCGTTTTCGGGGACCAAACGGATCGGGTGTTTCTGACGAAACACAAGCTACGCCTGCCGAGTGGAGTAGTCAGAAAAACCTGAAATGGAAAGTGGCTCTACCAGGTCCCGGTTCATCCAGCCCGATCATTGTGGGTGACAAAGTGTTTGTCACCTGCTGGTCGGGCTACGGGATGAGCCGGAATGAGCCGCCCGGAGACCAGAAAGATCTCAGACGACATCTGATCTGCCTGGATCGCAAGACCGGGAAAGTACTCTGGGATCGCAGCGTGAAACCGGTACTGCCCGAAGATGTCTATACCGGAATGTTCGCCGAACACGGCTTCGCCTCACATACTCCCACTTCGGATGGGAAACACGTCTACGCCTATTTCGGCAAGTCGGGAGCCGTCGCGTACGACATGGAAGGCAAGCAACTCTGGCAGACCATCATCGGAGATGAACTTGATCCCCGTCGCTGGGGCTCGTCTTCCAGTCCGATTCTCTACAAAGACCTGCTGATCGTCACTGCTTCTGCAGAGAGTGAAGCCATGGTGGCCCTCAATAATGAAACCGGTAAGGAAGTCTGGCGTCAGGAATCAACGGGTTTCAACGCCACCTGGGGGACTCCCATCGTTGTCCCCGTCAACCAGGAGCGGACCGACCTGGTGATCGGCGTCCCTTATGAAATCTGGGGACTGAATCCTGAAAATGGAAAACTCCGCTGGTACTGTGAAGCCATGGACACAGACACTTACTGTTCCAGTGTGATCGCCGGCAAGGACGGCGTGGTGTATGGCATCGAAGGACGCGGTGGTGGATCGATCGCCGTCAAGGTAGACGGCAGTGGCGATGTGACCAAGTCAAACGTGCTCTGGTCGGGCCGGGATGCGAATCGTATCGAAACACCGATCCTTTATGATGGACGCATCTATTTCTTCTCGCGTGGCATCGTGAACTGCATCGATGCCAAAACGGGCGAACGGATCTTCCGAGGCCGACTGGAATCCGATAGCGGATTAACGGCCAGTGAAGAACCCGCCAGAGGCGGTGGTTTTGGCGGACGACGGGGAGGCGGCGGTTTCCGCGGCAGTGATTATTCCTCGCCAGTGGCTGCAGATGGTAAAATCTATTTCGTCTCCCGCTCCGGTGAAACGTACGTGATTAAAGCCAGCGACAAACTGGAACAGCTGGCCGTCAATCGTCTGACAACCGACGAAGAAGATTTCAGCGCCTCACCTGCCATCGATGGGGGCGACCTGTTTATCCGCTCGGACAAGCACCTGTATTGTGTCGGCAAATAA